The DNA window ATACCGCTGAACCTGCGATGGTCCATATCGGACAGAAGCTGCCGCTGGATTCGGATGGCCAGCTCGGCGATCCCGTGGTCACCGCGCGCGTCGACGGCCAGCGGCAGGATCGTGGTGAAGTCGCCGATCACCTCGTCGATCCGGTGATGCAGCGGCTGCCGGTTGAACATCGGGATGTTCAGCAGGAACCGCTCCGAGCCGCTCCAGGTCCGCAGCACCACGGCGTACGCGGCCAGCAGTACCGCTGACGGGGTGACGCCGTACTTCCCGGCCCGGTTGGTGATCCGCGTCCAAGTACCGGCGTCGAGCTGGGATTCGATGCGGCGGAACCGGGATTTCGCGTTCTTCGCCCGCTCGACGACCGGCAGCCGCGGTGCCCCCGGCATCGTGTCGATGCGATCCATCCAGTAGTCGCGCGCCCGCCGGTACTCGGCGTCGTCGGCATCCCGCTCGGTGGCGATCAGGTAGTCGCGAAAGGACACTTCGCCGGTCAACGGCGCCAGTTCCTTGCCGTTGTAGAGCAGTTCCCAGTCGTCGTAGAAGATCTGGATGCTGCGGACGTCGGCGATCAGCAGGTCCACCCCGATGTGCACGCGGACCTTCGACTTCGTGAGCCGGCTGATCCTGACCTCGAACAGCGGGCCGTCTTCCAGCGGCATGACGTGATGCGACATCGCGGCGCGGGTCCGGTCGAGCCGCTCGGCCGCCGCGGTCCCGTCCAGGTGCCGGAGGTCGTCGACGGTGACCGGCACCGCGTGGTCCCGGAGCACCCGCTGCGTCCCGTCGGCGGAGACGGTGGCGTGCAGCATTTCGTGCCGCTGCACGAGTTTCTCCAACGAGCCGAGGAACCGGTCGACGTCGAGGGTCTCGGAGTCGAACTCGCGGTAGTAGTGTGTCGCCACTCCGCCGAGTTCGTAGACGTCGTCGCGGCCGGTGACGTACGCCTGCTGGAGGCCGGTGAGCGGGAACGGTTCGTACCGCGCGGCGGGATCGGGCACCACGACGGGTGCCGGTGCGGGGCTCGCGGTGTCCATTTCGGACTGTGCGAGGATCTTCGCGGTCACTTCCCGCGCGGAGGCGAGCAGCAGTTCGTCCAGCGCGAGCCGGACGCCGGTCTCCTGCGCCAGCCGGTGGCGCACCAGCATGCCGCGCAAGGAGTCCAGCCCCAGTCCGGCGAGGGTGGCATCGGAGGCCAGCACGTCCTCCGGCGCATCGCCGCCGAGCACGTCTTCGAGCAGGCGCCGCACCACCACGGGAACCGCGGCCGTACCCACGGTGGCATCGGCTGCGGGCACGGTGAGTCCGCCCGGCACGCTCGTGGCCAGCGGGGCGAGCCTGCCTTCGAGGTACGCCTCGCGGCAGGCGGCGCGGCGGATCTTGCCCGCGTTCGTGGTGGGCACGGCCGAGGCGGCCACGACGAGCACCTCGGCGTCGACCCGGTGGTTCGCGGTGACCGCCGCGCGCAGGTCCCCGGCGAGCCGCTCGGCGTCGAGTTCTTCGGGGGACCTCACGGCCTGCACGAGGACGAGCCGCTCGCTCTCCTCGCCCTCCACCGCGAACGCCGCGGCCGGTGCCGCCGTGGTCGCCGGGTGCACCCCGGCCGCGGTGGTTTCGATGTCCTGGGGGTACAGGTTCCGGCCGCGGATGATCAGCAGTTCCTTCAGCCGTCCGCAGACGAACAGCTCGCCGTCGTGGCGGAAACCGAGGTCACCGGTGCGGACGAACGGGCCCTCGCCGTTCGCGAGGCTCGCGTCGAACACGGCCGCGGTTTCCCGTGGCCGCCGCCAGTACCCCGGCGCGGTGAACGGGCCCTGCGCCCAGATTTCGCCGACCCGGCCCGGTGCCACCTCGGTACGGGTCTCGGGGTCGACGACCCGGATCGTGGTCGCGGGACCGGGATCGCCGCAGCTGACCAGATCGATCGCGGTGTCATCGGATTCGGGCACGATGCGGGCGGTGTGCGCCTCCAGCGCCGCGCGGTCCAGTGCGAGGGAGCCGATGTCCCCGGCGCGCCTGCCGCTGACCAGGAGCGTGGTTTCGGTGAGCCCGTAGACCGAGAACATGCTGTCGCGGGCGAATCCTCGCGCGCCGAATCGCGCGGTGAAGCGTTCGAGCGTGTTCTTCCGGATCCGTTCCCCGGCGACCAGTGCCGAGTGCCAGTTGTCCAGATCGAGCCCGGCGAACTCTTCGGCGGTGACGAAATCGGTGCACCGGTCGTAAACGAAGTTGGGCCCGCCGCCGAATACCGGAGAATTCGCCGCGCTGATCGCTTCCAGCCAGCTCGCCGGCCGCGCCACCACATCCTCGGTGCGCAGGACCGAACAGTCGCCGCCGAGGTACTGGGAAAGCAGCAAATGTCCGATCAGCCCGATTCCGTGGTGCACCGGAACCCAGTTGACGACGGTGGCACCGGCCGGGATCCCGGTCATCCGCACCATTTTCCGGATACCCGCGAGAATGCTGGCGTGCGAGTTCAGCACACCCTTGGGGTCCCCTGTGGACCCCGAGGTGTACAGCAGCATCGCGAGGTCTTCGGGCGCGCACCGAGCGGGTGCCTGGTCCGCGGCCGACGGGCGCACCAGTTCGTCCACGGCGAGCCAGGCGATCGCGTCCCCGCCCGCGGATTGCCAGCGCCGCTTGGCTTCCGCGGCGACAGCGGTACTGGTCAGGATCGCCTCGGCGCCCGCGTCGCGCCCCACCGCGGCGGCCATCGCGCTGGACACCGGGGTGCCAGCGTAGCCGAGCGGGACCGCGCACCTGCCCGCGTACAGGCAGCCACACACCGCGATGACGTAATCACGTGCCGACGGCGTGAGAACGAGAATTCGGGCACCGGGCGCACTGGCGGTCCGTAATGCTTCGGCTACCGCCAGCGCGCGAATGTGCAAGTCCCGGGTGCTCAGCGAATCGGCGGCAGGGGAATCCGGGCCGTCGGCGAACGAGAATGCGGTGCGGTCCGGTTCTTCGCCGGCGTTCCGCGCGAGCACATCGATGATCGTTGGAGCGTTTTCGGCGCGTGCGGGCATGATCCTCGATGCCTTTCCTCCGGGTTGAGCATCGAGTCTTCATGGCGGGTGGGCGGCGCGAAAGATCCGTCGGCCGGTCCAGGCGGGCGCTCGACCGGCATAGCTGAATGGCTACGTTGACAGCCGGGTGCGGGTGGCCCCAGGTTGGGCCCTTGATCCGTTTCCCTTCCCCGCTGTGTCGCCGCCGGACGGCTTGACACAGTTCGTATGGTACCGAGACACTATGTATCGAGCAAGGCCAAGTTGTTCGGCACAGCACCACCGATCCGTTCCCTGCGACAAGTTCAGGTGTGCATATGACAGCGACATCGGCAGCGCCGGTCGTGACCGCGACCGAGCGAACACCGGCCATCCGCGCGGCCGGGCTGAAGAAGCGCTTCGGTGAGAAGTGGGCCGTCGACGGGGTCGACCTCACCGTGCCGCCCGGTCAGATCTACGCGTTCCTCGGACCCAACGGGGCGGGGAAGTCCACTTGCGTCCGTATGATGTGCACGCTGCTCGCGCCGACGGAGGGCACCGTGAGCGTGCTCGGGCACGACACGGTGCGCAACCAGCTTGACGTCCGGCTGCGCGTCGGCGTCGCGCTGCAGGCGACCGCGCTCGACGACAAGCAGACCGGTCTCGAACAGCTCCGCCTCCAGGGCCGGTTCTACGGGCTCGGCAAGAAGACGATCGGCAAGCGGGTCGGCGAGCTGACCGAGCTGATCGATCTCGGCGACGCGGTGCGGGACCGGGTGGGCACCTACTCCGGCGGGATGCGCCGCAGGCTGGACCTCGCGGTCGCGCTCATCCACAACCCGAGGGTGCTCTTCCTCGACGAGCCGACCACCGGGATGGACCCGGCCAGCCGGATCAAGCTCTGGGCCGAGGTCAACCGGCTCAACCGCGAACTCGGCACGACCATCTTCATGACCACCCAGTACCTGGAGGAGGCCGATCAGCTCGCCGAGCGCGTCGGCATCATCAACGAGGGCAAGGTGGTCGCCGAGGGCAG is part of the Amycolatopsis sp. CA-230715 genome and encodes:
- a CDS encoding non-ribosomal peptide synthetase, with translation MPARAENAPTIIDVLARNAGEEPDRTAFSFADGPDSPAADSLSTRDLHIRALAVAEALRTASAPGARILVLTPSARDYVIAVCGCLYAGRCAVPLGYAGTPVSSAMAAAVGRDAGAEAILTSTAVAAEAKRRWQSAGGDAIAWLAVDELVRPSAADQAPARCAPEDLAMLLYTSGSTGDPKGVLNSHASILAGIRKMVRMTGIPAGATVVNWVPVHHGIGLIGHLLLSQYLGGDCSVLRTEDVVARPASWLEAISAANSPVFGGGPNFVYDRCTDFVTAEEFAGLDLDNWHSALVAGERIRKNTLERFTARFGARGFARDSMFSVYGLTETTLLVSGRRAGDIGSLALDRAALEAHTARIVPESDDTAIDLVSCGDPGPATTIRVVDPETRTEVAPGRVGEIWAQGPFTAPGYWRRPRETAAVFDASLANGEGPFVRTGDLGFRHDGELFVCGRLKELLIIRGRNLYPQDIETTAAGVHPATTAAPAAAFAVEGEESERLVLVQAVRSPEELDAERLAGDLRAAVTANHRVDAEVLVVAASAVPTTNAGKIRRAACREAYLEGRLAPLATSVPGGLTVPAADATVGTAAVPVVVRRLLEDVLGGDAPEDVLASDATLAGLGLDSLRGMLVRHRLAQETGVRLALDELLLASAREVTAKILAQSEMDTASPAPAPVVVPDPAARYEPFPLTGLQQAYVTGRDDVYELGGVATHYYREFDSETLDVDRFLGSLEKLVQRHEMLHATVSADGTQRVLRDHAVPVTVDDLRHLDGTAAAERLDRTRAAMSHHVMPLEDGPLFEVRISRLTKSKVRVHIGVDLLIADVRSIQIFYDDWELLYNGKELAPLTGEVSFRDYLIATERDADDAEYRRARDYWMDRIDTMPGAPRLPVVERAKNAKSRFRRIESQLDAGTWTRITNRAGKYGVTPSAVLLAAYAVVLRTWSGSERFLLNIPMFNRQPLHHRIDEVIGDFTTILPLAVDARGDHGIAELAIRIQRQLLSDMDHRRFSGIEVLRELALRDGAATSAVAPVVFASGRGQGRGYLTGEWIGEPGYAISQTPQVWVDNQTYEKDGELHFNWDTVEGLFPVGVVEEMFAAYCGVLELLAGGDSGWESGVDSVLPGWQREVIESVNDTAAPIDVQLLHGPLVECALADPSARAVFADGEWTTFGELYVRACRTARTLRSLGVGPGQVVAVSMDKTAAQITAVVAVLLAGGVYVPIDPELPTARRHHMATHAGARLILTTEARETLDWPDNTRVALLDTAPVDLAEATRDATPEQVSQLDDLAYIIYTSGSTGLPKGVAITHRAASNTCLDINARFGVTSADRALALSSLSFDLSVWDVFGVLGAGGSLVLPATGRDPAHWHELITTHDITVWNSVPALMTMYTEHLPTGTPATSLRLVMLSGDWIPLALPDNLWATHPDIDLYSLGGATEAAIWSVYHPITALDPEWTSIPYGTPLANQQLHVLDTQLQPCPIHTTGDLYISGDGLATGYHNDPGKTHAAFLTHPTTGTRLYKTGDLARRHPDGTLEFLGRTDTQVKINGHRIELGEIETTLTTHPDIHTAIATTTGPPHHKQLHAYLYPHPHTTLTPEQLRTQTHHHLTHHLPTYMHPTTTTILTHLPLTPNGKINRNHLPHPTTTTPATTEEPASQLEKRILVLVGKILDSRRISVTANFFDLGLDSVVMVKVHRELRDGLGRDFALTDLFENPSIRHLAAHLGGADTTEDAVAATFARARDRRARRRPQTTTTTTDGALA
- a CDS encoding ATP-binding cassette domain-containing protein — its product is MTATSAAPVVTATERTPAIRAAGLKKRFGEKWAVDGVDLTVPPGQIYAFLGPNGAGKSTCVRMMCTLLAPTEGTVSVLGHDTVRNQLDVRLRVGVALQATALDDKQTGLEQLRLQGRFYGLGKKTIGKRVGELTELIDLGDAVRDRVGTYSGGMRRRLDLAVALIHNPRVLFLDEPTTGMDPASRIKLWAEVNRLNRELGTTIFMTTQYLEEADQLAERVGIINEGKVVAEGSPEELKRSIGKDLIVATTSDGTSAEIALRGLPVVQRVDVNGEEVTIAVEDGPTAISPVALALAENAVTVRNLVLRRPTLDDVFLSITGQHMSEEDALADAGKVTQ